One part of the Rhodococcus oxybenzonivorans genome encodes these proteins:
- a CDS encoding IclR family transcriptional regulator, whose translation MSDQEFDPTTVLGKIMMVLHAFTIDDSTLSLAELARRTSIPKGTLHRVLSDMAAVRMLDRTGTGYRLGGTLFELGMRASVERSLLEVAIPFMEDLYVRTHETVHLGVLDGTDVVYLSKIGGHRQASAPSRIGGRMPVHCTAIGKVLLAHADSALREQVLSGPLPRYTPRTIILPGPLSTQLDRIAAEGVGYEYEESATGIVCVAAPVRESENVVAAISVTGPSYRFRPDTHAASVRAAAEGIGITLARRNRLLA comes from the coding sequence GTGTCCGATCAGGAGTTCGACCCTACGACGGTGCTGGGCAAGATCATGATGGTGCTGCACGCATTCACCATCGACGACTCGACCCTGTCGCTGGCCGAATTGGCACGCCGGACGTCCATCCCGAAGGGCACGCTGCACCGAGTCCTCTCCGACATGGCGGCAGTGCGAATGCTGGACCGCACCGGAACCGGCTACCGGCTCGGCGGCACCCTGTTCGAGCTGGGCATGCGGGCGTCGGTCGAGCGCAGCCTGCTCGAGGTGGCGATCCCCTTCATGGAAGACCTCTATGTGCGCACCCACGAGACGGTGCACCTGGGGGTCCTCGACGGGACGGACGTCGTGTACCTGTCCAAGATCGGCGGGCATCGGCAAGCCAGCGCACCATCGAGAATCGGAGGCCGGATGCCGGTGCACTGCACCGCGATCGGCAAGGTACTGCTCGCCCACGCCGACAGTGCCCTCCGAGAGCAGGTGCTTTCCGGTCCACTGCCCCGGTACACCCCGCGGACCATCATCCTGCCCGGACCGCTGAGCACCCAGCTCGACCGCATCGCCGCCGAAGGCGTCGGTTACGAATACGAGGAATCCGCCACCGGAATCGTGTGCGTGGCCGCCCCTGTCCGCGAGAGCGAGAACGTGGTCGCCGCGATCAGCGTGACCGGCCCTTCATACCGCTTTCGGCCCGACACCCACGCCGCGTCTGTTCGCGCGGCAGCTGAAGGAATAGGGATCACCCTTGCTCGCCGAAATCGGCTGCTCGCATGA
- a CDS encoding 2-keto-4-pentenoate hydratase: protein MSTPQGTSLPPTARASAEAVAAAAERLSIAAATSAPCAPVRDLIGTDDAAAAYAVQERIVADRLAAGASVVGRKIGLTSPAVQQQLGVDQPDFGVLFDDMRCAEAVPIPLSRLLQPKVEAEIAFVLDHDLVDGPLDDAQIRGAVDYAVAALEIVDSRITGWDITFGDTVADNGSSGLFVLGADRRTLDSFDPVAAQMQMLIDDTEVSTGTGAACLGDPLRALAWLARTAREFGQPLLSGQVILSGALGPMAVIDTAGTVRADITGLGSVTATFTQE, encoded by the coding sequence ATGAGCACACCTCAGGGCACCAGCCTGCCCCCCACGGCGCGAGCCTCCGCCGAGGCGGTCGCCGCGGCCGCCGAGCGGCTGAGTATCGCCGCCGCAACTTCCGCGCCGTGCGCGCCGGTCCGCGACCTGATCGGTACCGACGACGCCGCAGCCGCGTACGCCGTCCAGGAACGGATCGTCGCCGACCGGCTCGCCGCCGGTGCGAGTGTGGTGGGCCGCAAGATCGGCCTGACCTCGCCGGCGGTCCAGCAGCAGCTCGGTGTCGACCAACCGGACTTCGGGGTGCTGTTCGACGACATGCGCTGCGCGGAGGCCGTCCCTATCCCGCTGTCACGTCTGCTGCAGCCGAAGGTGGAGGCGGAGATCGCGTTCGTCCTCGACCACGATCTGGTGGACGGGCCACTGGACGACGCCCAGATCCGCGGCGCCGTCGACTACGCGGTGGCCGCCCTCGAGATCGTCGACAGCCGAATCACCGGGTGGGACATCACCTTCGGAGACACCGTCGCCGACAACGGGTCGAGCGGGCTGTTCGTCCTCGGCGCCGATCGTCGCACCCTCGACTCCTTCGACCCGGTCGCCGCGCAGATGCAGATGCTCATCGACGACACCGAGGTGTCGACCGGAACCGGCGCCGCCTGTCTCGGTGACCCGTTACGAGCGCTGGCCTGGCTCGCGCGCACGGCACGAGAGTTCGGCCAACCACTGCTGTCCGGCCAGGTGATCCTGTCCGGCGCCCTCGGGCCGATGGCCGTCATCGACACCGCCGGCACCGTCCGCGCCGACATCACCGGTCTCGGATCGGTCACCGCAACCTTCACCCAGGAGTGA
- a CDS encoding acetaldehyde dehydrogenase (acetylating), whose translation MSENTRKVTVAVIGSGNIGTDLMIKVIRHSDVLQMGAMVGIDPDSDGLARARRLGVPTTSDGVQGLLELPNFGEIDVIFDATSAKAHAANTALLEPLGKRLIDLTPAALGPFVVPAVNLDEHRDATNVNMVTCGGQATIPIVAAVSRVTPVAYAEIVASIASKSAGPGTRANIDEFTETTSHAIEAVGGAARGKAIIILNPADPPLIMRDTVLCLISAPDPATHDAVRDSIQTMVDHVATYVPGYRLKQQVQITPVPDGQPVHTLLASGDTAAPTHQVTVFLEVEGAAHYLPAYAGNLDIMTSAAVRYAESVADTIAAPTAAQGATR comes from the coding sequence ATGAGCGAGAACACCCGTAAGGTCACCGTCGCAGTGATCGGATCCGGCAACATCGGCACCGACCTGATGATCAAGGTGATCCGCCACTCCGACGTGCTGCAGATGGGCGCGATGGTCGGCATCGACCCCGACTCCGACGGGCTCGCCCGCGCCCGCCGACTCGGCGTCCCCACCACCTCGGACGGCGTCCAGGGCCTGCTGGAGTTGCCGAACTTCGGCGAGATCGACGTGATCTTCGACGCCACCTCCGCCAAGGCACACGCCGCCAACACCGCCCTGCTCGAACCGCTCGGCAAACGGCTGATCGACCTCACCCCGGCCGCCCTCGGGCCGTTCGTGGTGCCGGCGGTCAACCTCGACGAACATCGGGACGCCACCAACGTCAACATGGTCACCTGCGGCGGTCAGGCCACCATCCCGATCGTCGCCGCCGTCTCCCGCGTGACACCGGTCGCCTACGCCGAGATCGTCGCTTCCATCGCGTCGAAGTCCGCGGGACCGGGCACCCGCGCGAACATCGACGAGTTCACCGAAACCACCTCCCACGCCATCGAAGCCGTCGGCGGCGCCGCCCGCGGCAAGGCCATCATCATCCTCAACCCGGCCGACCCGCCGCTGATCATGCGCGATACCGTCCTGTGCCTGATCTCCGCCCCCGACCCGGCCACCCACGACGCGGTGCGCGACTCGATCCAGACGATGGTCGACCACGTCGCGACCTACGTGCCCGGCTACCGACTCAAGCAACAGGTCCAGATCACCCCGGTCCCGGACGGCCAACCCGTGCACACCCTGCTCGCCTCCGGGGACACGGCGGCACCCACCCACCAGGTGACGGTGTTCCTCGAAGTCGAAGGCGCCGCCCACTACCTGCCGGCCTACGCCGGAAACCTCGACATCATGACCTCGGCCGCAGTGCGCTACGCCGAGTCCGTCGCCGACACGATCGCCGCCCCGACCGCGGCACAGGGAGCCACCCGATGA
- a CDS encoding TetR/AcrR family transcriptional regulator — MLLFGLDGRGLRVPRISKEAKQLNRRKILDTASVMFREQGTDQVGIDQIMNNVGLTRGGFYNHFESKESLIGEACRSAFTATLDEIKQFLAQTPDTPTTLSPLERVAERYLSEYHRDVLSEACPAPAMGADISRHTATAQQPYAEGVQSYLQIIAALLSPQPVENARGNPDADPNDPEDPSSPTVPSGASSIDDFRQPALEAFASMVGAMVLARAVRTADPALSEELLGAGRHSIAGIVSSTTAAEQM; from the coding sequence ATGTTGTTGTTCGGATTAGACGGGAGAGGATTGCGGGTGCCGCGAATCTCGAAGGAAGCAAAGCAACTGAATCGACGAAAAATCCTGGACACAGCGAGCGTGATGTTCCGTGAGCAGGGCACAGATCAGGTCGGCATCGACCAGATCATGAATAACGTCGGACTGACGCGAGGCGGCTTCTACAACCACTTCGAATCGAAGGAGTCGCTGATCGGAGAAGCCTGCCGCTCTGCGTTCACGGCGACACTAGACGAGATCAAACAGTTCCTAGCTCAGACACCCGACACCCCAACGACCCTGAGCCCACTCGAACGGGTCGCAGAGCGTTACCTGTCCGAGTACCACCGCGACGTACTGAGCGAAGCATGCCCCGCTCCAGCAATGGGTGCGGACATCAGCCGGCACACAGCAACTGCCCAACAACCCTATGCAGAAGGCGTCCAGTCGTATCTTCAGATCATCGCCGCATTATTAAGCCCCCAACCGGTCGAAAACGCGCGAGGAAACCCTGACGCAGATCCGAATGACCCCGAAGACCCGAGCAGCCCAACCGTGCCAAGCGGTGCATCATCGATCGACGACTTCCGCCAACCCGCCCTCGAAGCATTCGCCTCAATGGTCGGGGCCATGGTACTGGCTCGGGCCGTCCGGACCGCGGATCCAGCGCTTTCCGAGGAACTTCTCGGCGCCGGCCGCCATTCGATCGCAGGTATCGTCTCCTCAACCACTGCCGCAGAACAGATGTGA
- a CDS encoding alpha/beta fold hydrolase: MSDTHTTAPTRFVEIDGLKYAYRRWGKEGTTPVLFIPHYRAGMDHWDPIITDSFARDREVILFDGRGIAGSEGEPRETIEEMADDIAAFIRTIGVDKVDALGFSIGGMQVQELALRHSELVRKLLLLGTGPRGLILGSDPKVPKVAANPVPEAADFLYLFFGRSEEAKKAGLDFWERRHQRTVDVDPPSSMEVAQKQWPAVIAYRDSADKDKPFDYLGAIKQSTLIVNGIDDIMIDTASSLDMAKHIPDSQLILYPDAGHGAHFQYPERFVKHATQFLDEQ; this comes from the coding sequence GTGTCTGACACCCATACCACCGCCCCCACACGCTTCGTCGAGATCGACGGCCTGAAGTACGCCTATCGCCGCTGGGGCAAGGAGGGAACTACCCCCGTATTGTTCATCCCGCACTACCGTGCCGGCATGGACCACTGGGACCCGATCATCACCGATAGCTTTGCTCGGGATCGCGAGGTGATCTTGTTCGACGGCCGGGGCATCGCGGGATCCGAAGGTGAGCCCCGCGAAACGATCGAGGAAATGGCCGACGACATCGCCGCATTCATCCGAACGATCGGCGTCGACAAGGTCGACGCGCTCGGATTCTCGATCGGCGGGATGCAGGTGCAGGAGCTCGCCCTCCGGCACTCCGAGCTGGTGCGGAAGCTTCTGCTTCTGGGAACGGGGCCCCGAGGCCTGATCCTTGGAAGCGACCCGAAGGTGCCCAAGGTGGCGGCGAATCCGGTGCCGGAGGCGGCGGACTTCCTCTACCTCTTCTTCGGCCGCTCCGAGGAAGCCAAGAAGGCCGGACTCGACTTCTGGGAGCGGCGCCACCAGCGCACCGTCGACGTCGATCCGCCAAGCTCTATGGAGGTCGCGCAGAAGCAGTGGCCCGCGGTGATCGCCTACCGGGACAGCGCCGACAAGGACAAGCCTTTCGACTACCTCGGAGCGATCAAGCAGTCCACTCTCATCGTCAACGGCATCGACGACATCATGATCGATACTGCCAGCTCGCTCGACATGGCCAAGCACATCCCGGACTCTCAGTTGATCCTCTACCCCGACGCCGGTCACGGCGCCCACTTTCAGTACCCCGAGCGGTTCGTCAAGCACGCCACGCAGTTCCTCGATGAACAGTGA
- a CDS encoding serine/threonine-protein kinase yields the protein MTDNDGPGPGHGLIPALIAELEADGFEEISEIGHGGFGMVFRCREPSLDRTVAVKVLNSTFDEDGYARFLREQRAMGQLSGHPNIVNVLRIGATASGRQFLVMQYHARGSLDAVLRRSGQLEWSAAVRIGVKLAGALETAHRAGILHRDIKPGNVLLTSYGEPQLSDFGIARIAGGFETDTGTITGSPAFTAPEVLAGDPPTIASDVYGLGATLFCLLTGHAAFERRSGEQIVAQFLRIAAEAVPRLPSDGIPADVRAAVEAAMARDPGRRPATAAEFGHQLRAVERSHGLPADEMALPQGLHSDAPDPPRPSDTGTVTYALTEHGQPADGGEPPPQPPSASTKYRPPTPSRALVVRGRLAERLHDAGRRRLILIHAPAGFGKSTLAAQWRSILADDGVAVAWLSIDADDNNVVWFLSHLIEAIRVVRPDLAAELGQILEDHGDEADRFVLTALINEIHTSRDPLTVVVDDWHLVKDSATIAAMSFLLDHGCHHLQVVVTTRSQSGLPLGRLRVRDELVEIDSTALRFDEEESRQFLVDVGGLALDRPAIAALRDSTEGWVAALQLATLSLRGRDDPAEFIANLSGRHRGIAGYLAENVLSALEPEILDFMLATSVTERLCADLAETLAGVADGQGLLEQIEERDLFLRALDEDREWFRYHHLFADFLRRRLQRDQPARTAELHRIASRWFVTHEFLSEAVDQSLAAGDPDQAAELVDSRGFALIERSQMATVLGLIGKLPPDQIERRPHLQIAAAWAHILLHHRPTIVDSALDSVRIGLAALPESGNATAALRAEASLVQAAADLFRDRIDDLTELISDCLAREKTMRPFALAGSANVASYEAIYRFDFEAAKRWQEWAAPFHARTLGPFSAIYGYCLSGLAESELLNVQEAESYYRKAYDLARRSGGHRSYTTRLAGTMLGESLYEQGHLDDAERLLDECSELGSEGGVIDFMLATYGTGSRIKALRGDIVAAARRLDEGTQIATALSLPRLAARIENERTRWQIAPGQYPPAMTAVRDRSDATTPTSHPINGVTEVTAELNEDSAIRRLLTSGDPGDAALAHRRAEKLLARATSLHRPRATLRASLLHVVTTRRVQGEHAALDALVPLVTQCSHLGLLRPLCDEGPTLTQLVATLAELREARQWEPGWPAVPTTFLRAVLASNAETSPPPTPA from the coding sequence ATGACGGACAACGACGGTCCCGGGCCTGGCCACGGACTGATCCCCGCCCTGATCGCGGAACTCGAAGCTGACGGTTTCGAGGAGATCAGCGAGATCGGGCACGGCGGATTCGGTATGGTCTTCCGGTGCCGAGAACCGTCCTTGGACCGAACAGTGGCAGTGAAGGTGCTGAACTCCACCTTCGACGAGGACGGTTACGCCCGGTTTCTGCGCGAGCAGCGTGCGATGGGGCAGCTCTCGGGTCATCCGAACATTGTCAACGTGCTCCGGATCGGGGCTACCGCCAGCGGCAGGCAATTCCTCGTCATGCAGTACCACGCGCGCGGATCCCTGGACGCGGTGCTGCGTCGCAGTGGCCAGCTCGAGTGGAGTGCCGCTGTCCGAATCGGGGTGAAGCTCGCCGGAGCCCTCGAAACCGCACATCGTGCGGGAATCCTTCACCGTGATATCAAACCCGGCAACGTACTGCTGACCAGCTATGGCGAGCCGCAGCTGTCGGATTTCGGGATCGCACGGATCGCAGGCGGATTCGAGACCGACACCGGCACCATCACCGGGTCGCCGGCCTTCACGGCACCGGAGGTCCTTGCCGGTGATCCCCCAACCATTGCCTCCGACGTCTACGGGCTCGGAGCTACGTTGTTCTGTCTGCTCACCGGGCACGCTGCGTTCGAACGCCGCTCCGGTGAGCAAATCGTCGCCCAATTCTTGCGGATCGCGGCAGAGGCGGTTCCGCGTTTGCCGTCAGACGGCATCCCCGCTGATGTCCGCGCCGCAGTCGAAGCCGCGATGGCACGCGATCCCGGCCGGCGCCCGGCAACGGCAGCCGAGTTCGGGCATCAGCTACGGGCGGTCGAACGCAGCCACGGCCTGCCCGCGGACGAGATGGCGTTACCGCAGGGTTTGCACTCGGACGCGCCGGATCCCCCTCGGCCGAGCGATACCGGAACGGTCACTTACGCCCTGACCGAACACGGTCAGCCCGCTGATGGGGGCGAACCACCGCCGCAGCCTCCCAGTGCCTCCACCAAGTATCGGCCACCCACGCCGTCCCGCGCCCTCGTGGTGCGCGGCCGGCTCGCCGAGCGCTTACACGATGCCGGCCGCCGCCGGCTGATCTTGATTCACGCCCCAGCGGGTTTCGGCAAGAGCACCCTGGCAGCGCAGTGGCGCAGCATCCTCGCCGACGACGGTGTCGCGGTGGCCTGGCTGAGTATCGACGCCGACGACAACAACGTCGTGTGGTTCCTGTCCCACCTCATCGAGGCGATTCGTGTCGTCCGACCCGACCTGGCGGCCGAACTCGGGCAGATCCTCGAAGACCACGGCGACGAGGCCGACCGGTTCGTCCTGACGGCGCTGATCAACGAGATCCACACCAGCCGCGATCCGCTGACCGTCGTCGTCGACGACTGGCACCTGGTCAAGGATTCCGCCACCATCGCCGCGATGAGCTTTCTCCTCGACCACGGTTGCCATCACCTCCAAGTGGTGGTCACCACCCGCAGCCAGTCCGGCCTCCCGCTCGGCCGGCTGCGGGTCCGGGACGAACTGGTCGAGATCGACTCCACAGCCCTGCGGTTCGACGAGGAGGAATCGCGGCAGTTCCTGGTCGACGTCGGCGGACTGGCCCTCGATCGGCCAGCAATTGCTGCCCTGCGGGACTCCACCGAGGGCTGGGTCGCCGCCCTGCAACTGGCCACCCTGTCCTTGCGCGGACGCGACGATCCGGCGGAGTTCATCGCGAACCTGTCCGGACGTCACCGAGGGATCGCGGGCTATCTCGCCGAGAACGTCCTGAGCGCGCTCGAGCCGGAGATCCTCGACTTCATGCTGGCCACGTCGGTTACCGAACGCCTGTGTGCCGACCTCGCCGAAACCCTGGCCGGCGTTGCCGACGGCCAGGGTCTGCTCGAGCAGATCGAGGAACGCGATTTGTTCCTGCGCGCCCTCGACGAGGACCGCGAGTGGTTCCGGTACCACCACCTCTTCGCGGACTTCCTCCGTCGCCGACTGCAACGCGATCAGCCGGCGAGAACCGCTGAACTGCATCGCATCGCGTCACGCTGGTTCGTAACGCACGAGTTCCTCAGCGAGGCCGTCGACCAGTCGCTCGCTGCGGGAGACCCGGACCAGGCGGCCGAACTCGTCGATTCTCGCGGATTCGCCTTGATTGAACGATCCCAGATGGCGACGGTTCTCGGGTTGATCGGCAAACTGCCCCCTGATCAGATCGAGCGCCGTCCGCATCTGCAGATCGCCGCGGCGTGGGCGCACATCCTGCTCCACCATCGTCCGACCATCGTCGACAGCGCCCTCGACTCCGTTCGGATCGGGCTGGCTGCTCTGCCCGAGTCGGGCAATGCCACCGCGGCCCTGCGTGCCGAAGCATCGCTCGTCCAGGCCGCGGCGGACCTGTTCCGGGACCGCATTGATGATCTCACCGAGTTGATCTCGGACTGCCTGGCACGAGAGAAGACTATGCGGCCTTTCGCGTTGGCGGGCTCGGCGAACGTCGCCTCCTACGAGGCCATTTATCGCTTCGACTTCGAGGCCGCCAAGCGCTGGCAGGAGTGGGCCGCCCCCTTCCACGCGCGCACGTTGGGCCCCTTCAGTGCGATCTACGGATACTGCTTGTCCGGGCTGGCCGAGAGCGAACTGCTGAACGTCCAGGAGGCCGAAAGCTATTACCGCAAAGCCTATGATCTCGCCAGGCGGTCGGGAGGACACCGTTCCTACACCACCCGGCTCGCCGGGACGATGCTCGGCGAATCGCTCTACGAGCAAGGTCACCTCGACGACGCCGAACGTCTTCTCGACGAATGCTCCGAACTCGGATCCGAGGGCGGCGTCATCGATTTCATGCTTGCCACATACGGCACCGGCTCCCGGATCAAGGCCCTTCGCGGCGATATCGTCGCGGCCGCACGTCGCCTGGACGAGGGGACCCAGATCGCCACCGCGCTGTCACTGCCGCGTCTGGCCGCCCGGATCGAGAACGAACGCACGCGATGGCAGATCGCCCCGGGACAGTATCCGCCGGCGATGACGGCGGTCCGTGACCGGTCCGACGCCACGACGCCAACCTCTCACCCCATCAACGGTGTCACCGAGGTGACCGCGGAACTCAATGAAGACTCCGCCATTCGCCGGCTCCTGACAAGCGGAGATCCCGGCGACGCCGCGCTCGCGCACAGGCGGGCCGAGAAGCTGCTGGCCAGGGCCACCTCGTTGCACCGCCCACGGGCCACACTCCGCGCGAGCCTGCTGCACGTCGTCACCACCCGTCGAGTGCAGGGAGAACACGCCGCGCTGGACGCCCTGGTCCCCCTCGTCACGCAGTGCTCCCACCTCGGGCTGCTCCGGCCGCTATGCGATGAGGGACCGACACTGACCCAGCTCGTAGCCACCCTGGCCGAACTACGAGAGGCCCGGCAATGGGAACCCGGATGGCCTGCAGTTCCGACAACATTCCTTCGTGCGGTGCTGGCCTCCAACGCCGAGACCTCCCCGCCGCCGACACCCGCTTGA